A single region of the Candidatus Protochlamydia amoebophila UWE25 genome encodes:
- a CDS encoding ABC transporter permease produces the protein MYHVYFCRKFIYLLSSLWIIITLTFILMKAVPGDPFNDEQGLRTDIHQTLIKKHGLDQSGINQYLNYLSQLLKGNLGYSLKYQGRSTNQIIQESFPISAQLGFQAIFIALIGGVTLGLIGALKKNKWQDFFILILTAIGTSIPSFILATFLQYIFAIKWGVLPLAQWGNFNQSILPSLSLALLPMAFIARLTRASLIEILKTDYIKAAQAKGLPYYQILYSHALRNALLPVISYLGQLLANILVGSFIIEKIFSIPGLGGWFVNSVLSRDYPVIMGLTLFYSTLLLLSVFIVDIIYSLLDPRIQLIHKELV, from the coding sequence ATGTACCACGTCTATTTTTGTAGAAAATTTATTTATTTACTTAGCTCTCTTTGGATCATTATAACTTTAACTTTCATCCTTATGAAAGCTGTTCCTGGGGATCCGTTTAATGACGAACAAGGATTAAGAACTGATATCCATCAGACCTTAATAAAAAAGCATGGTTTAGATCAGTCTGGAATTAATCAATATTTGAATTATCTCTCTCAATTATTGAAAGGTAATCTTGGCTATTCTTTGAAATATCAAGGTCGATCAACTAATCAAATTATTCAAGAAAGCTTTCCTATTTCTGCTCAACTTGGTTTCCAAGCTATTTTTATTGCTTTGATCGGCGGGGTAACCTTAGGATTAATTGGAGCTTTAAAGAAAAACAAATGGCAAGATTTTTTTATCTTAATCCTGACAGCTATCGGAACGTCAATTCCTAGTTTTATTTTAGCAACTTTTCTACAATATATTTTCGCTATTAAATGGGGTGTGCTTCCTCTTGCTCAATGGGGAAATTTTAATCAAAGTATTCTCCCTTCATTATCTTTAGCTCTTCTCCCTATGGCGTTCATCGCACGTTTAACACGAGCAAGTTTAATTGAAATTCTTAAAACTGATTATATTAAAGCTGCCCAAGCAAAAGGACTTCCCTATTATCAAATACTTTATTCTCACGCTCTTCGCAATGCCTTACTTCCAGTCATAAGTTATCTTGGTCAATTACTTGCTAATATTTTAGTGGGAAGTTTCATCATTGAAAAAATTTTCAGTATCCCAGGCCTAGGAGGATGGTTTGTAAATAGTGTTCTCAGTAGAGACTATCCTGTTATCATGGGATTGACTCTTTTTTATAGCACTCTTTTGCTATTATCTGTCTTTATTGTTGATATCATTTACAGCTTATTAGACCCTCGCATTCAACTCATTCATAAGGAATTAGTATGA
- a CDS encoding ABC transporter permease: MKSSPSQSDFTPLEKWEETFVPPSYSRPSIFKRFQSHPLGIAGMLLFLGIVILTILGPLISGYSPETTHLTLKNHPPSSQFWFGTDDLGRDLFTRVWFGARISLCIGFLAASIDLIVGLIWGGIAGFSGGKIDEAMMRFVDILYALPYLLIVILFTVVLGSGFFSIVLAITLFGWITMARIVRGQILLIKEMDYILAEKVLGASFSRILWKHLLPNASGPILVTLTLTIPSAIFSEAFLSFLGLGVQAPTASWGTMAHEGLPALQYYPWRLFFPAFLISLTMLSLHWIGEGLKSAFDKTE; this comes from the coding sequence ATGAAATCCTCCCCCTCTCAATCAGATTTTACTCCCTTGGAGAAGTGGGAAGAAACTTTTGTGCCGCCATCCTATAGCAGACCCTCTATTTTTAAACGTTTTCAATCTCATCCCTTAGGAATCGCGGGAATGCTTCTTTTTTTAGGAATTGTTATTTTAACGATTTTAGGACCTTTAATTTCTGGATATTCTCCCGAAACAACGCATCTGACTTTAAAAAATCACCCCCCTTCTTCACAGTTTTGGTTTGGCACAGATGACCTTGGTCGCGATCTTTTTACGAGAGTTTGGTTTGGGGCTCGAATTTCTCTTTGTATTGGTTTTTTAGCCGCCTCTATCGATCTAATTGTAGGATTAATTTGGGGCGGTATTGCCGGTTTTTCTGGAGGTAAAATTGATGAAGCGATGATGCGATTTGTCGATATTTTATACGCTCTACCCTACTTACTTATCGTTATTTTGTTCACAGTAGTTTTAGGATCTGGCTTTTTCTCTATTGTCCTTGCTATTACATTATTTGGATGGATAACAATGGCTAGAATTGTTCGAGGGCAAATCCTTTTAATTAAAGAAATGGATTATATTTTAGCTGAAAAAGTATTAGGAGCAAGTTTTTCGAGAATTTTATGGAAACACCTTCTACCTAATGCCAGCGGACCCATCCTTGTTACTTTAACGTTAACGATTCCTTCCGCTATTTTTTCTGAAGCTTTTTTAAGTTTTTTAGGGTTGGGTGTCCAAGCCCCAACAGCAAGTTGGGGCACAATGGCACATGAGGGATTGCCTGCCCTACAATATTACCCTTGGCGATTATTTTTTCCCGCTTTTTTGATTAGTTTGACTATGCTTTCTCTTCATTGGATTGGTGAAGGATTGAAAAGCGCTTTTGATAAAACAGAGTAA
- a CDS encoding ABC transporter ATP-binding protein, with protein MIQPLVDVCQLFLTLETLHGSLHALRGVNFQLYSNEIVGLLGESGCGKSLIASSILKIFPSSLQKVSGQILFQGSDILKYSDKQIEMVRGKKIGMIFQDPSLALNPTKTIADQFIEGLLWHCQLNKQEAYYQGINWLNKVGINNAALRMKQYPHEISGGMKQRVIIAMTLACHPSLVIADEPTTALDVTTQRQVLNLLKELQKEVGMTILLITHDLGVAVHICDRLLIMYAGQIVESGSAKEVIQSPKHPYTQGLIQAKKSLMHFQDEVLFTLPGSPPSLFAQTSLCAFGPRCRHAMRICQKEAPPMNENDHHKAACWLKVKEKNSDA; from the coding sequence ATGATTCAGCCACTTGTTGACGTATGTCAGTTATTTCTCACCCTTGAAACTTTGCATGGTTCCCTCCATGCCCTAAGAGGTGTTAATTTTCAACTTTATTCCAACGAAATTGTAGGGCTTTTAGGAGAATCGGGTTGTGGCAAAAGTTTGATTGCTTCCTCAATTTTGAAGATCTTTCCCTCTTCTCTCCAAAAAGTTTCCGGTCAAATTTTATTTCAAGGTTCGGATATTTTAAAATATTCTGATAAGCAAATAGAAATGGTCCGGGGGAAAAAAATTGGAATGATTTTCCAAGATCCATCCCTTGCACTCAACCCAACTAAAACAATTGCAGATCAATTCATCGAAGGATTGCTATGGCATTGCCAATTAAATAAACAAGAAGCCTATTATCAAGGAATCAATTGGTTAAATAAAGTTGGCATCAATAATGCCGCTCTACGGATGAAACAATATCCTCATGAGATTAGTGGCGGAATGAAACAACGTGTCATCATAGCTATGACATTAGCTTGCCATCCCTCCCTTGTTATTGCCGATGAGCCAACAACTGCTTTAGATGTGACCACACAACGACAAGTTTTAAATCTTTTGAAAGAATTACAAAAAGAAGTAGGAATGACTATTTTGCTTATCACGCATGATCTTGGTGTAGCAGTTCATATTTGCGATCGATTATTGATTATGTATGCAGGTCAAATCGTTGAGTCTGGTTCTGCTAAAGAAGTGATTCAGTCTCCAAAACACCCCTACACACAAGGACTCATACAAGCTAAAAAAAGCTTAATGCATTTTCAAGATGAGGTTCTTTTTACCTTGCCAGGATCTCCTCCTTCCCTTTTTGCTCAGACATCCCTTTGTGCTTTTGGGCCAAGATGTCGGCATGCTATGCGAATTTGTCAGAAGGAAGCCCCGCCGATGAATGAAAATGATCATCATAAAGCCGCATGCTGGCTCAAAGTAAAGGAAAAAAATAGTGATGCCTGA
- a CDS encoding oligopeptide/dipeptide ABC transporter ATP-binding protein: MPEILKVENLSKEFRLGNKVLKTIDNISFELNKGEIFGLGGESGCGKTTLAKLLVRLIEPTAGSIKFQNKDFLKLNRKDLKLMRRHIQMVFQHSSSSLNPRMTVEKILQEPFLIHDQKEKVTDSKLLNQLLSQVGLSADFLKRIPQELSGGQKQRVSLARALALYPQLIICDEPFSALDASVQGQLINLMKDIQQKNHLTYLIISHDLEVLRYFTHRLAIMYLGNFVELGPTNAVYENPLHPYTKTLLAAVFTLSLEAKQTSLSILNDSFSHLDTSTGCPFQSRCKLASSICKKIKPSLKEVQKGHFVACHFY; the protein is encoded by the coding sequence ATGCCTGAGATTTTAAAAGTTGAAAACCTTTCTAAAGAATTTCGCTTAGGTAACAAAGTTCTGAAAACTATCGACAACATCTCTTTTGAACTTAATAAAGGAGAAATTTTTGGATTAGGAGGGGAAAGCGGGTGTGGAAAAACTACTTTGGCTAAACTTCTTGTCAGACTTATTGAACCGACAGCGGGATCTATAAAATTTCAAAATAAAGATTTTCTTAAATTGAACAGAAAAGACTTGAAGCTTATGCGCCGGCATATACAGATGGTTTTTCAGCATTCATCAAGCTCTCTTAATCCTCGCATGACAGTTGAAAAAATCTTACAAGAGCCTTTTTTGATTCATGATCAAAAAGAAAAAGTTACTGATAGTAAACTCTTAAACCAACTGTTGTCTCAAGTGGGATTATCTGCAGACTTTTTAAAAAGAATTCCTCAAGAGTTAAGTGGAGGACAAAAACAAAGAGTTTCTTTAGCTAGAGCCTTAGCTCTCTATCCTCAATTAATTATTTGTGATGAACCTTTTTCCGCCTTGGATGCATCTGTTCAAGGACAATTAATTAATTTGATGAAAGACATCCAACAAAAAAATCATTTAACTTATCTTATAATTTCGCATGATCTAGAAGTTTTACGCTATTTTACACATCGCTTAGCTATCATGTACTTAGGTAATTTTGTTGAGCTGGGGCCGACTAATGCTGTTTATGAAAATCCTCTCCACCCCTATACAAAAACACTTTTGGCAGCGGTTTTTACTCTTTCATTAGAAGCAAAGCAAACATCATTATCTATCCTAAACGACTCTTTTTCCCATCTTGACACCTCTACAGGATGTCCTTTTCAATCTCGTTGTAAATTGGCAAGTTCGATTTGTAAAAAAATAAAACCTTCTTTAAAAGAAGTACAAAAGGGCCATTTTGTCGCTTGTCATTTTTATTAA
- a CDS encoding BTB/POZ domain-containing protein: MHIHNSNFHQPTPIVKPDTHSYSRSNKRLNFFERINLLCKTIFQGFSSLFFNYLKKDLAQFQWKGVLWRQKEIVISNSITYLETESDVSLSRSSLSQTSDFVFPSSRLSFQDGTFLIISNFQISLLREKSPYFKNLWSGNFQETLQDPLTLTQKEFAYLLNCLVDASFKIPVEDILSFIQLADYYQLTEVVKNLEEQLLNGYKSEKFKLFNSNEDSLVELKELLNFAQQYQLDTLKNYLELTVVGSLLNQTSQLTEFEKILNYFSNEVEALNFSENAHLTDAHLLALKTCKNLKVLYLKKCCNLTDAGLPHLTPLVALQYLDLSKCHNLTDAGLTHLTFLDALNYLGLGECYNLTDTGLAHLKSLINLQHLNLNNCNFTDAGLAHLTPLVTLKYLNLSQCYNLTDAGLAHLTPLVNLQQLNLSDCTNLTDTGLAYLSPLVTLQHLNLNVCKLIDAGLAHLTPLVNLQQLNLSYCTNLTDAGLAHLSTLVTLQHLDLDGCYKLTDIGLAHLTPLVTLKYLNLSCCHNLTGAGLAHLTPLVALKHLDLSWNGDLEDAGLAHLTPLVALKYLDLSECYHLTDAGLAHLRSLVALKHLDLRGCYQLTDAGIAHLTPLVALKYLDLKGCPNLTDAGLAHLTSLIALQDLELPNCQRITDAGLAHLASSMTLRIWT, encoded by the coding sequence ATGCACATTCATAATTCAAATTTTCATCAGCCTACTCCCATCGTCAAACCAGACACTCATTCTTACTCTCGTTCAAACAAACGTTTAAATTTTTTTGAACGAATAAATTTATTATGCAAAACAATTTTCCAGGGTTTTTCAAGTCTATTCTTTAATTATCTCAAAAAAGATTTAGCTCAATTTCAATGGAAAGGGGTTTTGTGGAGACAAAAAGAAATTGTTATTTCTAATTCTATAACTTATCTAGAAACAGAATCTGATGTATCTTTATCAAGATCAAGCTTGAGTCAAACTTCAGATTTTGTCTTCCCTTCTTCTAGACTGAGCTTTCAGGATGGAACTTTTCTAATTATCTCTAATTTTCAAATATCTTTGTTAAGGGAAAAATCACCCTATTTTAAGAATCTTTGGTCAGGAAATTTTCAAGAAACTCTTCAAGATCCTCTCACTTTGACACAAAAAGAGTTTGCTTATCTGCTCAATTGCCTGGTGGATGCTAGTTTTAAAATTCCTGTGGAAGACATTCTTTCTTTCATTCAATTAGCCGATTATTATCAACTGACTGAAGTTGTGAAAAATTTAGAAGAACAGTTGCTTAATGGGTATAAATCAGAGAAATTTAAGTTGTTCAATTCCAATGAAGACAGCTTAGTGGAATTAAAAGAACTTTTAAATTTTGCGCAACAATATCAATTAGACACTCTAAAAAATTATTTAGAGCTTACAGTTGTGGGTTCATTATTAAATCAGACTTCTCAATTAACGGAATTTGAAAAAATCTTAAATTATTTCTCAAATGAGGTGGAAGCACTCAATTTTTCAGAAAATGCCCATTTGACTGATGCCCATCTCTTAGCGTTAAAAACTTGTAAAAATTTAAAAGTGCTTTATCTTAAAAAATGCTGCAATCTCACGGATGCTGGTTTACCGCACTTGACACCTTTAGTGGCTTTACAGTATTTAGATTTGAGTAAGTGCCATAATCTCACGGATGCCGGATTGACGCACTTAACATTCTTAGACGCTCTAAATTATTTAGGTCTGGGTGAGTGCTATAATCTCACGGATACTGGATTAGCACATTTGAAATCTTTAATAAACTTACAACATTTAAATTTGAATAACTGCAATTTCACGGATGCTGGATTAGCGCACTTGACACCCTTAGTCACTTTAAAGTATCTGAATCTGAGTCAGTGCTATAATCTCACGGATGCTGGATTAGCACATTTGACACCTTTAGTGAATTTACAGCAATTGAATCTGTCCGATTGCACAAATCTCACGGATACTGGATTAGCGTATTTGTCACCCTTAGTGACTTTGCAGCATTTGAATTTAAATGTATGTAAACTTATTGACGCTGGATTAGCACATTTGACACCTTTAGTGAATTTACAGCAATTGAATCTGTCCTATTGCACAAATCTCACGGATGCTGGATTAGCGCATTTGTCAACCTTAGTGACTCTGCAGCATTTAGATTTGGACGGATGCTATAAACTCACGGACATTGGATTAGCGCATTTAACACCTTTAGTCACTCTGAAGTATTTGAATCTGAGTTGTTGCCATAATCTCACGGGCGCTGGATTAGCGCATTTAACACCTTTAGTGGCTTTAAAGCATTTAGATCTGAGTTGGAACGGTGATCTCGAGGACGCTGGATTAGCCCATTTGACACCTTTAGTCGCTCTAAAATATTTAGATCTGAGTGAATGCTATCATCTCACCGACGCTGGATTAGCGCATTTAAGATCCTTAGTGGCTTTAAAGCATTTAGATTTGAGAGGATGCTATCAACTCACCGATGCTGGAATAGCACATTTAACCCCTTTAGTCGCTCTAAAGTATTTAGATCTGAAAGGATGCCCTAATCTCACCGACGCTGGATTAGCGCATTTAACATCTTTAATCGCTCTGCAGGACTTAGAACTGCCTAATTGCCAAAGGATTACGGACGCTGGATTAGCGCACTTGGCTTCCTCCATGACCCTGCGCATTTGGACCTAA
- the hemG gene encoding protoporphyrinogen oxidase has product MVKHIVILGAGISGLATAWFLKKLLGSSVQLTLLEANSRAGGWIQTIHSQDFLFETGPRSCRSKGSGREMLQLIEELGLCDEIIGAHSSANLRFLYFQKKLQPLPSSFFHILFNPLVKGWLKAVYRDLNSPRSLKEDESIEEFFSRRIGKEWTSRLIDPFVSGIYAGDCKKLSMKSCFPLFWKWEQENGSLIKGIWNQKKEKKSSSAFVSYWMKQPLFSFKQGMGYLIQSFVHQLDANIHFSSTVKTIEMEKEGATVVLDNGKVFKADHLISTLPASKLAPLLGSEFSETASLLQSMESTSVMVVNCGYRRPVLKKSGFGYLIPFQEKESILGCVWDSAVFPKQNFSPEHTRLTVMMGGTQHPQIDDRQKGLALALSSIERHLAIDSVPDEVYVSLAKQAIPQYQIGHYLTLINLSQSLSLYPQFTFTGHSFDGVSVNDRVLQARLLAVKIAKGFNI; this is encoded by the coding sequence GTGGTTAAACATATCGTGATCTTAGGTGCTGGAATTAGCGGACTTGCAACAGCATGGTTTTTGAAAAAACTATTAGGATCTTCCGTTCAACTTACTTTGTTAGAAGCAAATTCAAGAGCCGGAGGATGGATTCAAACGATTCATTCTCAAGATTTTTTGTTTGAGACAGGTCCACGCAGTTGCCGTTCGAAAGGCTCTGGAAGAGAAATGCTTCAACTCATTGAAGAATTAGGATTATGTGATGAAATCATTGGGGCACATTCTTCTGCGAACCTTCGTTTTCTTTATTTTCAAAAAAAATTACAGCCTTTACCCAGTTCCTTTTTTCATATTCTTTTTAACCCTCTTGTTAAAGGATGGCTCAAAGCGGTTTATCGGGATTTAAATTCTCCAAGGTCGTTAAAAGAAGATGAATCTATAGAAGAATTTTTTAGCCGACGTATTGGAAAAGAATGGACCTCCCGTTTAATTGATCCATTTGTTTCAGGAATTTATGCTGGAGATTGCAAAAAATTATCCATGAAAAGCTGTTTTCCTCTTTTTTGGAAGTGGGAACAAGAAAACGGATCTTTAATTAAAGGGATATGGAATCAAAAAAAAGAAAAAAAATCCTCTAGCGCTTTTGTTTCATATTGGATGAAACAACCTCTTTTTTCCTTTAAGCAAGGAATGGGATATTTAATACAATCTTTCGTGCATCAATTAGATGCTAATATTCATTTTTCTTCTACTGTGAAAACGATTGAAATGGAAAAAGAGGGGGCCACAGTTGTTTTAGATAACGGAAAAGTTTTTAAAGCTGATCATTTGATTTCTACTTTGCCAGCTTCAAAATTGGCTCCTTTACTTGGTTCAGAGTTTAGTGAAACGGCTTCACTGCTACAGTCTATGGAATCAACCTCTGTGATGGTTGTCAATTGTGGTTATCGTCGACCTGTTTTAAAAAAATCTGGCTTTGGTTATTTAATTCCCTTTCAAGAAAAAGAATCAATTTTGGGATGTGTATGGGATTCAGCAGTGTTTCCTAAGCAAAATTTTTCTCCTGAACACACTCGCTTAACAGTTATGATGGGGGGAACTCAGCACCCTCAGATAGATGATAGGCAAAAAGGATTAGCCCTTGCATTATCTTCTATCGAAAGGCATTTGGCGATTGATTCTGTGCCAGATGAAGTTTATGTTTCTTTAGCCAAACAGGCGATCCCTCAATATCAAATTGGACATTACCTAACTTTAATCAATTTATCTCAATCCTTATCTCTTTATCCCCAATTCACTTTTACAGGTCATTCTTTTGACGGGGTTTCTGTGAATGATAGAGTTTTGCAAGCCCGTTTATTAGCCGTTAAAATTGCAAAAGGTTTTAACATTTAG
- the hemE gene encoding uroporphyrinogen decarboxylase, with product MNVFYSQKNAPNSVVSNIISSSFNDRLLQALQCRNNSRPPVWLMRQAGRHLASYRALREKYSFLDMCHNPELIAEVTLLPIEAYQVDAAILFSDILVIPEALKVGVRFEDKVGPIIEKPITNLHDIEKLAMPEDLTSLEFVKEGIRCLQPRLNVPLIGFCGAPFTVASYMIEGKTSRDFKKIKHWMYHEPQGFHTLLRKIADWSIAYLNMQIDAGVHALQIFDSWANTLSYRQFQEFSLNYLKYILKGLKKDIPLILFCRGSSVFGPDLASIKPAAVGLDWNCRVKRMRDVIPYPIALQGNLDPDLLYAPLPKIREEVNALLDEMEGDRGFILNLGHGIFPDVSEEAVRTLVETVRERRG from the coding sequence TTGAACGTATTTTATAGTCAAAAAAACGCACCTAATTCTGTTGTTTCAAATATCATTAGTAGTTCATTTAATGATCGACTACTTCAAGCCCTGCAATGTCGCAATAATTCCAGACCTCCCGTCTGGCTTATGCGACAAGCCGGGCGCCATTTAGCTTCTTATCGAGCATTAAGAGAAAAATATTCTTTTTTAGATATGTGTCACAATCCAGAATTGATTGCTGAAGTTACCTTATTGCCTATCGAAGCTTATCAAGTCGATGCAGCTATTTTATTTTCAGACATTTTAGTCATTCCCGAAGCCTTAAAAGTAGGAGTTCGCTTTGAAGATAAGGTAGGACCTATTATAGAAAAACCTATCACTAACCTTCACGATATTGAAAAACTTGCGATGCCCGAGGATCTTACTTCTCTTGAATTTGTCAAGGAAGGAATTAGATGTTTACAACCCCGATTAAATGTTCCTTTAATTGGTTTTTGTGGAGCACCCTTTACTGTGGCAAGTTATATGATCGAAGGAAAAACTAGCCGAGACTTCAAAAAAATTAAACATTGGATGTATCATGAGCCGCAAGGATTTCATACTTTACTTCGGAAAATAGCAGATTGGTCGATTGCTTATCTCAATATGCAAATTGATGCGGGGGTACATGCTTTACAGATTTTTGATTCTTGGGCAAATACTCTTTCTTATCGTCAATTTCAAGAGTTTTCTTTAAATTATTTAAAGTACATTTTAAAAGGATTAAAAAAAGATATCCCTCTCATTTTATTTTGCCGAGGATCCTCGGTTTTTGGCCCAGATTTAGCTTCCATTAAACCCGCAGCTGTTGGATTAGATTGGAATTGTCGGGTAAAACGGATGCGTGATGTCATTCCTTATCCCATTGCTTTGCAAGGAAATTTAGATCCTGATTTGCTTTATGCACCTTTGCCCAAAATCAGGGAAGAGGTAAATGCTTTATTAGATGAAATGGAAGGAGATCGAGGGTTTATTTTAAACTTAGGGCATGGCATCTTTCCTGATGTTTCTGAAGAGGCAGTTCGCACTTTAGTTGAAACTGTGAGGGAAAGGCGTGGTTAA
- the tkt gene encoding transketolase, with product MSSHLQVSVPQPLDSEQKQIMKQIANTIRGLSMDAVQKADSGHPGLPMGCAELGAYLYGYYLKQNPKNSKWLNRDRFILSAGHGSMWLYSCLHLAGYKITLEDIKNFRQLHSPTPGHPESFMTDGVETTTGPLGQGVGNAVGQALGFKILGEKFNTEKHPIFNNKVYVLMGDGCVMEGISSEVSSLAGHLKLNNLVAIYDANHVSLDGPLAESSSEDTKTRYKAYGWDVFEIDGNDIEAIDTVFSQIRHYQEKPCLVIAHTIIGKGAPNKGGTYKAHGSPLGVEEIKAAKDELGIPQEDFYVPQAVINYFQNKLVSDAKEQNEWKQIFEEWAKENPSKFQELEVMLHHKLPDDFEQKLQHLMIKAPISGRKASQEVLNSLADMIPQLYGGSADLSSSDMTMLKKFSLIAPNEFHGRNIKFGVREFGMATIATGLYQTGMILPFVGTFLTFSDYMRNAIRLAALQHAQVFYQFTHDSIFLGEDGPTHQPVEHYAALRAIPQLQVIRPADSYEVKMSWIAALQYKGPTALILSRQNLPDLAGTNIPYVEGMGRGAYIVKKEKGKADFTLVATGSELSLAMNVANELEKLGKNVRVISMPCWALFEKQPIDYKESLFGGDIGKRVSIEAGVDLGWHKYIGRDGIAICMEHFGASAPAGVLAKEFGFTVEAILERIL from the coding sequence ATGAGCAGCCATCTTCAAGTTTCAGTGCCTCAACCTCTCGATTCTGAGCAAAAGCAAATCATGAAACAAATAGCAAATACCATTCGAGGTCTTTCGATGGATGCTGTTCAAAAAGCAGATTCAGGTCATCCAGGGCTTCCAATGGGATGTGCTGAACTTGGTGCATACTTATATGGTTATTATCTTAAGCAAAATCCCAAAAATTCTAAATGGCTCAATCGTGATCGTTTTATTTTATCTGCTGGACACGGATCTATGTGGTTATATTCTTGTCTACACTTAGCTGGTTACAAAATCACGTTGGAAGACATCAAAAATTTCAGGCAGCTTCATTCCCCAACTCCAGGCCATCCAGAATCATTTATGACGGATGGTGTGGAAACAACGACGGGGCCTTTAGGGCAAGGTGTAGGTAATGCTGTCGGTCAAGCACTTGGATTTAAAATTCTTGGAGAAAAATTTAACACAGAAAAGCATCCCATTTTTAATAATAAAGTTTATGTGTTAATGGGTGATGGTTGTGTAATGGAAGGGATTTCTTCAGAAGTATCTTCATTAGCTGGTCATTTAAAATTGAATAATTTGGTTGCTATTTATGATGCGAATCACGTTTCTTTAGATGGACCGTTAGCAGAAAGTTCTTCAGAAGATACTAAAACTCGTTATAAGGCTTATGGTTGGGATGTATTTGAAATAGATGGAAACGATATTGAAGCTATTGATACTGTATTTTCTCAAATTCGACACTATCAAGAAAAGCCTTGTTTAGTTATAGCTCATACTATTATTGGGAAAGGAGCCCCGAATAAAGGGGGGACTTATAAAGCCCATGGATCACCTCTTGGAGTAGAAGAAATTAAAGCAGCTAAAGATGAACTGGGCATTCCTCAAGAAGATTTCTATGTTCCTCAAGCTGTCATCAACTACTTTCAAAATAAGCTTGTTTCCGATGCAAAAGAACAAAATGAGTGGAAGCAAATATTTGAAGAATGGGCAAAAGAAAATCCTTCTAAATTCCAAGAATTAGAAGTCATGCTACATCACAAACTTCCCGACGATTTCGAGCAAAAGCTTCAGCATCTGATGATTAAAGCTCCAATTTCCGGACGTAAAGCTTCTCAAGAAGTTCTCAATAGTTTAGCAGATATGATTCCTCAATTATACGGAGGGTCAGCTGATTTATCTTCATCCGATATGACAATGTTAAAGAAGTTTTCTTTAATTGCTCCTAACGAATTTCATGGACGCAATATTAAGTTCGGTGTACGAGAATTTGGGATGGCGACAATAGCGACTGGTCTTTATCAAACTGGAATGATTCTTCCATTTGTAGGAACTTTTTTAACTTTTTCTGATTATATGCGTAATGCAATTCGCTTGGCGGCTTTACAACATGCACAAGTTTTTTATCAATTTACCCATGATTCTATTTTCTTAGGGGAAGATGGGCCTACTCACCAACCTGTTGAACATTATGCAGCTTTAAGAGCTATTCCTCAACTACAAGTAATCCGCCCAGCAGATAGTTATGAAGTAAAAATGTCTTGGATTGCAGCTTTGCAATATAAAGGCCCTACGGCTTTGATTTTGTCTCGACAGAATTTACCTGATTTAGCTGGGACAAACATTCCTTATGTTGAAGGAATGGGAAGAGGGGCTTATATCGTAAAAAAAGAAAAAGGAAAGGCTGACTTTACTTTAGTTGCAACTGGCTCGGAATTGAGTTTAGCGATGAACGTAGCAAATGAATTAGAAAAACTTGGTAAAAATGTCCGGGTTATTTCTATGCCTTGCTGGGCTTTATTTGAAAAGCAACCTATAGATTATAAAGAAAGTCTGTTTGGTGGAGATATTGGTAAAAGGGTCAGTATTGAAGCTGGTGTTGACCTTGGATGGCATAAATACATTGGCCGTGATGGTATTGCAATTTGTATGGAACATTTTGGAGCCTCAGCTCCTGCGGGTGTATTAGCAAAAGAATTTGGTTTTACCGTTGAGGCTATACTTGAACGTATTTTATAG
- a CDS encoding transposase: MIKILKEVDSRIPLAEDCRKYGISTASYYMWKDKFGGIGISEAKRLKGGFSHQYIRYIT; this comes from the coding sequence ATCATTAAAATCCTAAAAGAAGTCGACTCTAGAATACCTCTTGCAGAAGATTGTCGCAAATACGGAATCAGCACAGCTTCATATTACATGTGGAAAGATAAATTTGGTGGTATAGGTATCTCCGAAGCTAAGCGATTAAAAGGGGGTTTCAGCCATCAATACATCAGATACATTACCTGA